From the genome of Acinetobacter sp. TR3:
AACTGTAGTTTAATCGGATTAATCAAAAATTTGACCTGAAAAGCAATTCATTTATAGATAAAGTATCAATAGTCTCTAAATAAAAATTCTATAGAGGAGAGTGAAATGAAGAGGCCAAATCGCGTATTTGCACCGATTATAATTGCAGGTATTACTGTAGGTTTTTTGGCGAGTGCGTACAAATTTGTTGTTGCGAAATCAAATACAGCCAAAGAAAAACCAATTGAAAATACTCAAAAAGTATCTTCTACAGAAGCCGCTAACTCTTCAGATCATCATGCTTAGTGTTATTTAGCAATCGGCTTAATGTGTTAAGTGAACTAAACAAATTGAGCCGCGGCTTGAGCCGAAGACCATGCCCATTGGAAGTTATACCCTCCCAAATGACCTGTTACATCGAGTACTTCACCGATAAAATATAAGCCTTTCTGCTTTTTACTTTCCATGGTTTTTGAAGAAACTTCGCTAGTATCTACACCACCTAATGTGACTTCAGCAGTACGATATCCTTCAGTTCCAGATGGCTTAACAGAAAAGGCGTGCAATTGATCAGCAATTTGCTCTAGTTGTAAATCGCTAAAATTGCCAATCGCAGTTTCACTTTGTTCCGCCCAAATTAGTTGTTGTAGCTCAAGCACGATACTTTTCGCCGTGAATTCACTGAGCAAAGTTCTGAGCAGAACTTTGGGCTGCGACTTTTTCTTTTCCTTGAAGAATTGAACTAAATCCTGGCTCGGGAAAAAATCAATTTTAAAGCTTTCACCCACATGCCAATAATTTGAGAGCTGTAATGAACTTGGTCCACTTAAGCCTCGATGAGTAAACAACAAAGCTTCAGTAAATTGATGACGATCATTCACCAGTGTTGCATCTAAAGCATTACCACTTAAGCGTGCTGTGACTTCTTTAAAATGGTCCGAAAAGGTGAAGGGGACTAGACCCGCACGTGTTGGAAACACATGATGACCAAACTGTTGTGCCAGTTCATAACCGAAACCAGAGCCTCCTAGTGTTGGAATAGATAAGCCACCAGTCGCGACAACGAGAGATTCACAGTGATAAGTGCCTTGATTGGTTTCAATGATAAAACCTGAATCTGTTTGTGCTGTTATGCTTTGTATTTCGCAATGGGTCTGAATCTGAACGCGTTTCGCTTTATTGCATTCTGCAAGTAAAAGTTCAAGGATTTCTTTTGCGCCTTTGATTGTAAAGAGCTGACCGTGTTTACGTTCTTCATATTCAATACCATATTCGCAGACCAAACCAATAAAATCCCAGTTGGTGTAACGAGTGAGCGCTGAAATAACAAAGTGTGGATTTTCAGAAATATAATTTGATGGTTCAACATCTAGGTTAGTGAAGTTACACTTGCCACCACCAGACATTAGAATCTTTTTACCTACTTTATTGGCTTTTTCTAATACGACAACGGAACGTCCACGGTTACCAGCCTCTGCAGCCAACATCAAGCCTGATGCACCTGCACCTAAAACAACAACATCAACTTGATGAACCATGAGGATTACTCGGTAGACGAAAAGCGAGCGATTATAAAAGATTTAAGCGAAGTTTAGTACGCACAATTCACAATCCCCAAATTATTTGTAATCGATATGAAGATCTCTGTGGTTTACATTATTGGATACAAAAAATGTACAGTTTTTTTAAAAATAATCTTTAACGTAATAAAAAATGAGCATGTGCTGATGTAAAATAAAATTAAAATTTCAGTCTCTATTTGATATTAAATTTTGATATTTTTCAGATAATTTTGTTGTTTCTTGCGGCGGCCTGATGTTGTGGGGATGAATATGTAGAGGGATTCTCTCTGTTTTTTTAATAGCACTCTATAGCCAGTCAAAGCTAAAAATTTAATTTGGGGGGCGCTATGTTGGGCATGAATACTTTTCACTTATTTAATATGATGAAATTGCGATGCGATTATCTCCTAAATCTATTTGTTGTCACTTTATTCTGTCTATCCAGTGTTTCTCTTGCGAACGCAGCTTATCAGCGTGGATATTTAAATTTAGGTTTTGAAACGCCGACCATTGCGACAGGAAGTAACGTTTGCCGTGTCTATATTAGTAGCACACGTGTCCCAGGCTGGCTGACCACACATCCTTATGGTAATGAAGCTGTTAGTGGGACTTGTTCGATTTCTACCAATGGCTCAGGACAATTGATGGAAATGTGGGCTGGGTCAAGAAATATTGACGGTACCAATACCACGCTAACGAATACGATTAAAGCGCGAGAAGGCAATCAATTTGTAGAGTTGAATGCAGAGGCTGTTTCGACCGTGTCTCAGAATATTTGCTTGGTTAACGGTGAGTCGGTATCTTGGAAATTTAGCCACAATGGTCGTAATACCACAGACGATACCATGTTATTACGAGCTGGCTCTCAGACCATTGCAACGGTATCGACAAGCAAAACAGGTGACGGTCAGGTCACGAGTTGTTCATCTGGGACATGCTCGGTGTCAAGTGGTTCGGGTTCAGGAGTTGGAGCTACAACAGGTTCCACCATTAAACGTTGGGCAGATTATAGTGGAACTTTTACTTACACAGGCGCA
Proteins encoded in this window:
- a CDS encoding NAD(P)/FAD-dependent oxidoreductase, which encodes MVHQVDVVVLGAGASGLMLAAEAGNRGRSVVVLEKANKVGKKILMSGGGKCNFTNLDVEPSNYISENPHFVISALTRYTNWDFIGLVCEYGIEYEERKHGQLFTIKGAKEILELLLAECNKAKRVQIQTHCEIQSITAQTDSGFIIETNQGTYHCESLVVATGGLSIPTLGGSGFGYELAQQFGHHVFPTRAGLVPFTFSDHFKEVTARLSGNALDATLVNDRHQFTEALLFTHRGLSGPSSLQLSNYWHVGESFKIDFFPSQDLVQFFKEKKKSQPKVLLRTLLSEFTAKSIVLELQQLIWAEQSETAIGNFSDLQLEQIADQLHAFSVKPSGTEGYRTAEVTLGGVDTSEVSSKTMESKKQKGLYFIGEVLDVTGHLGGYNFQWAWSSAQAAAQFV